Proteins encoded by one window of Collimonas fungivorans:
- a CDS encoding Rossmann-like and DUF2520 domain-containing protein — MAGTAGSAGATGQLGAAGANAPTLSIIGCGKLGRTLGRLWYDSRTFTLLDILNRSTASAQEASAFIGAGSVAASCVDLRIADAYLIAAGDDQIAACCSTLAAAGKLQPGSIVFHCSGALSSLELAAASERGAAVASIHPIRSFAVPQQVAEHFAGTWCGSEGDAAALAVLGPAFSAIGAQLVAIRREQKTLYHAAAVFASNYQVTLIDVAQQAYAAAGIAPNLLCS, encoded by the coding sequence ATGGCTGGAACAGCAGGAAGCGCTGGAGCAACTGGGCAGCTAGGCGCAGCTGGCGCAAACGCGCCTACCCTGAGCATCATCGGCTGCGGCAAGCTTGGCCGCACCCTGGGCCGGCTGTGGTACGACAGTCGGACGTTTACCCTGCTCGACATCCTGAACCGCTCGACTGCCAGCGCGCAGGAAGCCAGCGCCTTCATCGGCGCCGGCAGCGTAGCGGCTTCCTGCGTCGACCTGCGCATTGCCGACGCCTACCTGATCGCGGCCGGCGACGACCAGATCGCTGCTTGCTGCAGCACCCTTGCCGCCGCCGGAAAATTGCAGCCCGGCAGCATCGTGTTCCATTGCAGCGGCGCCCTGTCGTCGCTCGAACTGGCAGCCGCGTCCGAACGCGGCGCCGCTGTCGCCAGCATCCACCCGATCCGCAGCTTCGCCGTGCCGCAACAGGTAGCCGAGCATTTCGCCGGCACCTGGTGCGGCAGCGAAGGCGATGCCGCCGCCCTTGCCGTCCTCGGCCCGGCGTTCAGCGCCATCGGCGCGCAACTGGTGGCTATCCGTCGTGAGCAAAAAACCCTGTACCACGCTGCCGCGGTCTTCGCGTCCAACTACCAGGTAACGCTGATAGACGTGGCGCAACAAGCTTATGCGGCAGCCGGCATTGCCCCGAACTTGCTCTGCAGCTGA
- the prmB gene encoding 50S ribosomal protein L3 N(5)-glutamine methyltransferase: MTPQSFTTIRDLLRYAVTRFNTAGLFFGHGSSNALDEAAYLILHTLKLPLDKIEPFFDARLLRHEVDAVLQVIEKRSVDRIPAAYITNEAWLGEYRFYVDQRVIVPRSFIAELIPDHFSPWLQDPEAVSNILELCTGSGCLPIMLADAFPQAHVDTADISADALAVARRNVDDYELQDRITLIESDLYSKVPAKKYNLIVTNPPYVNSGSMGKLPPEYLREPQIALAGGDDGMDLVRKIVAGAKQRLTPDGVLVVEIGNERAFAEAAFPDLEMTWVSTSAGDDMVFLLTADQLP; the protein is encoded by the coding sequence ATGACACCACAATCCTTTACCACCATCCGCGACCTGCTGCGCTATGCCGTGACCCGCTTCAACACCGCCGGCCTGTTTTTCGGCCACGGCAGCAGCAACGCGCTGGACGAGGCGGCTTACCTGATCCTGCACACGCTGAAGCTACCGCTGGATAAAATCGAGCCGTTTTTCGACGCGCGCCTGCTGCGGCATGAAGTCGACGCCGTACTGCAAGTCATCGAAAAACGCAGCGTCGACCGCATCCCCGCCGCCTACATCACCAACGAGGCGTGGCTGGGCGAATACCGGTTCTACGTCGACCAGCGCGTGATCGTGCCGCGCTCCTTCATCGCCGAACTGATCCCGGACCATTTTTCGCCGTGGCTGCAAGACCCGGAAGCGGTCAGCAATATCCTGGAACTGTGCACCGGCTCCGGCTGCCTGCCTATCATGCTGGCGGACGCTTTCCCGCAGGCGCACGTCGATACCGCGGATATTTCGGCCGATGCGCTGGCCGTGGCGCGCCGCAACGTCGACGATTATGAATTGCAGGACCGTATCACGCTGATCGAATCCGACCTGTACAGCAAGGTGCCTGCCAAGAAATACAACCTGATCGTCACCAACCCGCCGTATGTCAATTCGGGTTCGATGGGCAAGCTGCCGCCGGAATACCTGCGCGAACCGCAAATCGCCCTCGCCGGCGGCGACGACGGCATGGACCTGGTGCGCAAGATCGTCGCCGGCGCCAAGCAGCGCCTGACCCCGGACGGCGTGCTGGTGGTCGAAATCGGCAACGAGCGCGCTTTCGCCGAAGCTGCGTTCCCGGACCTGGAAATGACCTGGGTCTCGACCAGCGCCGGCGACGACATGGTGTTCCTGCTGACGGCAGACCAGTTGCCCTAG
- a CDS encoding ATP-binding cassette domain-containing protein, which translates to MIRFLQVSLMRGIKPLLDNVEVTLNPGDKIGLIGANGAGKSSLFGLLRGELHADQGEIDFPSKWRMAYVAQETPALDRPAIEYAIDGDVTLRRLEEELAFLESEPESTSNGILIGELYSALADADAYTVRSRAEQLLTGLGFSLAQMDQPVASFSGGWRMRLNLAQALMCPSDLLLLDEPTNHLDLDAIIWLEDWLKRYPGTLIIISHDRDFLDGVVNVIVHIDERKLKRYSGNYSSFERQRSAQLELAAGTLEKQMRQRAHLESFINRFKAQASKARQAQSRMKALAKMEELAPLRAAAEFSFEFRVPLSAPNPLLVMEDVSAGYRTESETSHDVTEKVIVSCINFSLQIGQRIGLLGVNGAGKSTFIKTIAEELKPLRGDAQFGKGLSIGYFAQHQVEMLRHDESPLWHMGKIAPTVREQELRNFLGGFNFNGAMVTSSIAPFSGGEKARLALALIVWQRPNLLLLDEPTNHLDLETREALTMALAQFEGTLVLVSHDRHLLRATTDQFIIVADGKVAPFDGDLDDYKDWLFKTKLAAKNSATAGTAATALPKASSKATIASAVAPAAAAAVDNADRREQKRAEAEARQKLATQKKPIEARIKRLDEQIAKRSAQKHTVDTRLADPEIYDKDKKKELATLLADQAFYAKELTQLEAEWLEQQEALEQLGS; encoded by the coding sequence ATGATACGTTTTTTACAAGTTTCCCTGATGCGCGGCATCAAGCCATTGCTCGACAATGTCGAGGTCACCCTCAATCCGGGCGACAAGATCGGCCTGATCGGCGCCAACGGCGCCGGCAAGTCCAGCCTGTTCGGGCTGCTGCGCGGGGAACTGCATGCCGACCAGGGCGAGATCGACTTCCCCTCGAAATGGCGCATGGCCTACGTTGCCCAGGAAACCCCTGCGCTGGATCGCCCGGCGATTGAATACGCTATCGACGGCGACGTCACCCTGCGCCGGCTGGAAGAAGAACTGGCGTTCCTCGAAAGCGAACCGGAAAGCACTTCCAACGGCATCCTGATCGGCGAGCTGTACAGCGCCCTGGCCGATGCCGATGCCTACACGGTGCGTTCGCGCGCCGAACAGCTGCTGACCGGTCTCGGTTTTTCACTGGCGCAAATGGACCAGCCGGTAGCCAGCTTCTCCGGCGGCTGGCGCATGCGCCTGAACCTGGCGCAGGCGCTGATGTGCCCATCCGACCTGCTGCTGCTCGATGAACCGACCAACCACTTGGACCTGGACGCCATCATCTGGCTGGAGGACTGGCTCAAGCGCTATCCCGGCACCCTGATCATCATCTCCCATGACCGCGATTTCCTGGACGGCGTGGTGAATGTCATCGTGCATATCGACGAGCGCAAGCTGAAGCGCTATTCGGGCAACTATTCCTCGTTCGAACGCCAGCGTTCCGCGCAGCTGGAACTGGCTGCCGGCACCCTGGAAAAGCAGATGCGCCAGCGCGCCCACCTGGAGTCATTCATCAACCGCTTCAAGGCCCAGGCCAGCAAGGCCCGCCAGGCGCAGAGCCGGATGAAGGCGCTGGCCAAGATGGAAGAGCTGGCGCCATTGCGCGCAGCAGCGGAATTCTCTTTCGAGTTTCGGGTGCCGCTGAGCGCGCCTAACCCGCTGCTGGTGATGGAAGATGTGAGCGCCGGCTACCGCACTGAAAGCGAGACCAGCCACGATGTCACCGAAAAAGTAATCGTCTCCTGCATCAACTTCTCGTTGCAGATCGGCCAGCGTATCGGCCTGCTGGGCGTCAACGGCGCCGGCAAATCGACTTTCATCAAAACCATCGCGGAAGAGCTCAAGCCGCTGCGCGGCGACGCTCAGTTCGGCAAAGGCCTGTCGATCGGTTATTTTGCCCAGCACCAGGTGGAAATGCTGCGCCACGACGAATCGCCGCTTTGGCACATGGGCAAGATCGCGCCTACCGTGCGCGAACAGGAACTACGCAACTTCCTCGGCGGCTTCAATTTCAACGGCGCCATGGTGACCAGCTCGATCGCGCCGTTTTCCGGCGGCGAAAAAGCGCGCCTGGCGCTGGCGCTGATCGTCTGGCAACGCCCCAACCTGCTGCTGCTGGATGAGCCGACCAACCATCTGGACCTGGAAACCCGCGAGGCGCTGACCATGGCGCTGGCGCAGTTCGAGGGCACGCTGGTGCTGGTATCCCATGATCGCCACCTGTTGCGCGCCACCACCGACCAGTTCATCATCGTTGCCGACGGCAAGGTAGCGCCGTTCGACGGCGACCTCGACGATTACAAGGACTGGCTGTTCAAGACCAAGCTCGCGGCCAAGAACAGCGCGACCGCCGGGACTGCTGCTACCGCGCTGCCAAAAGCCAGCAGCAAGGCCACCATCGCCAGCGCAGTAGCGCCGGCGGCAGCAGCTGCAGTCGACAATGCCGACCGCCGGGAACAGAAACGCGCGGAAGCGGAAGCCAGGCAAAAGCTGGCGACACAGAAGAAGCCTATCGAAGCGCGTATCAAGCGCCTGGATGAACAGATCGCCAAACGCAGCGCGCAGAAGCATACTGTCGATACGCGCCTGGCAGATCCAGAAATCTACGATAAAGACAAGAAAAAAGAATTGGCGACGCTGCTCGCCGATCAGGCGTTTTATGCCAAGGAACTGACGCAACTGGAGGCGGAATGGCTGGAACAGCAGGAAGCGCTGGAGCAACTGGGCAGCTAG